The window AATCGGGGTTGGCGGCGAGCTTCACATATTGCTGGGTCACCTGCTCGACGAAGGTGAAGGGGCCGGTGCCGACGGGCTTGGCGCCATAGCGGTCGCCCAGTTCCTCTCCGGCCTTGCGGCTGACGATGTTGCCGCCATGGTAGTTGGAGACGCGGCCGAGGAAGTTGACGTCCGGGTATTTCAAGGTGACGCGGACGGTGAGGTCGTCGACCTTCTCCACCTTGTCGATCGCCGAGAAATCCGAGGAGAAGGTCGAGCGCTTGGGATCGGCGGAGCGCTGCAAGGAATAGACGACATCGTCGGCGCCGAGCGTGCCCCAGTCGCCATGGAACTTGACGCCCTTGCGCAAGTGGAAGGTCCAGACCTTGCCGTCAGGGGAGGTTTCCCAGCGCTCGGCGAGATCGGGCTCGAGGTCCTTGGGGTCGGCGCTGCCCGGCTTGAAGCGGACGAGCCCGTTATAGAGCCAGCCGACCAGCGCCTTGTCGTCAGTTGCGCTAGCGCGGTGGGCGTCGAGGGTCGAGACATTGCTGGCGCCCGAGCTGACCCTGAGGACCGTCTCCTGGGCACAGGCCTGCCCCTGAAGGCCCGCGAACAGCATCAGGCTCGCAAGCCCGGCGACATGCGTTTTCATGGTGTGATCCCCTCGATCATTCTTGCCGCGATAGTGGGGATCGGCCTCCCAGTCTGTCCAAGTCGAAATCCGGGATCGAGTATTCTCTGTGGTTATGGCGTGTGCAAACGGCAGGAGCGCTCAATATTTTATCACGCAGCCTGCTGACATCCGCCACGCTCTGGTTATTCTGATCCGGCTTTTGAACGCGGCCCACCGGCTGCGGGGTGGGCGTTCGTGCCCAGTCCGCAGCCTTTGATCAGATCGCAATAAAGGACCTGGCATGACCTCTCCGATCCTCTCGGTCTCGAACCTGACGACCTCCTTCCGGGTCGAGGGGCTCTGGAAGCCGGTCGTGCGCAACATCTCCTTCGACATCAAGCCTCAGGAAACGCTGGCGGTCGTCGGCGAATCCGGCTCCGGCAAGAGCGTGACGGCGTTGTCGATCATGCGGCTGACCCCGCCGAGCTCGAGCAAGATCGAGGGCTCGATCAAGCTCAACGGCAAGGAGCTGCTGACCCTGCCGGATGCGCAGATGCGCGAGATCCGCGGCAATGACATCGCGATGATCTTCCAGGAGCCGATGACCTCGCTGAACCCGGTGCTGACCATCGGCTTCCAGATCGCCGAGGCGCTGATCCTGCATCGCGGCCTGTCGCGCTCCGAAGCCGAAGCCGAGACGGTGCGCCTGCTGGAGAAGGTCAAGATCCCGGCGGCGAAGTCGCGCTTCCACGAATATCCGCACCGCTTCTCGGGCGGCATGCGCCAGCGCGTGATGATCGCGATGGCGCTGGCCTGCAAGCCCAAGCTGCTGATTGCCGACGAGCCGACGACGGCGCTCGACGTGACGATCCAGGCGCAGATCCTCGAGCTGATCAAATCGCTGCAGGAGGAGGAGGGCATGTCCGTCCTCTTCATCACCCACGACATGGGCGTCGTCGCCGAGATCGCCGACCGTACCGTCGTGATGTACAATGGCGACGAGGTCGAGACCGGCGCGACCGAGGACATCTTCGCCAATCCGCAGAAGCCCTACACCAAGGCGCTGCTCTCGGCCGTGCCGCGACTGGGCTCGATGATCGGCCGTAAGCGGCCGATGCGCTTCCCCGTCGTCGATCGTGCGACGGGCCTATCGGATGTCCCCACCGAAACGCCGGACACGGTCCAGGCAGCGGAGCGCCCGGTGCTCGAGGTCGCGGGGCTTACGACCCGCTTCGAGATCCGCTCGGGGCTGCTCTCCTCGGTCAAGGGCCGCGTGCACGCGGTCGAGAACGTCTCTTTCAGCCTGAAGGCGGGCGAGACGCTGGCGCTGGTCGGCGAATCCGGCTGCGGCAAGTCGACGACCGGTCGCTCGGTGCTGCGCCTGGTCGAGCCGCTCTCCGGCTCGGTCCTGCTCGATGGCGTCGATGTGCTGAAGCTCGGCCAGAGCGAGTTGCGTGAGCAGCGCAAGCGCATGCAGATGATCTTCCAGGATCCGTTCGCGTCGCTCAATCCGCGCATGAACATCGGTGCGGCCGTGGCCGAGCCGCTGTTGATCAACAATCTCGCCACCCGCTCGGAAGCGC is drawn from Bosea sp. Tri-49 and contains these coding sequences:
- a CDS encoding ABC transporter ATP-binding protein codes for the protein MTSPILSVSNLTTSFRVEGLWKPVVRNISFDIKPQETLAVVGESGSGKSVTALSIMRLTPPSSSKIEGSIKLNGKELLTLPDAQMREIRGNDIAMIFQEPMTSLNPVLTIGFQIAEALILHRGLSRSEAEAETVRLLEKVKIPAAKSRFHEYPHRFSGGMRQRVMIAMALACKPKLLIADEPTTALDVTIQAQILELIKSLQEEEGMSVLFITHDMGVVAEIADRTVVMYNGDEVETGATEDIFANPQKPYTKALLSAVPRLGSMIGRKRPMRFPVVDRATGLSDVPTETPDTVQAAERPVLEVAGLTTRFEIRSGLLSSVKGRVHAVENVSFSLKAGETLALVGESGCGKSTTGRSVLRLVEPLSGSVLLDGVDVLKLGQSELREQRKRMQMIFQDPFASLNPRMNIGAAVAEPLLINNLATRSEARDKVADLLKRVGLLPDMASRFPHEFSGGQRQRICIARALAVEPRLIVADEAVSALDVSVKAQVVNLMLDLQARMGLGYLFISHDMAVVERVSHRVAVMYLGEIVEIGPREAIFGNPQHPYTKRLLAAVPIADPARRLEKRPVSNDEIKSPIRPADYVPPVRQYREVSPGHAVMIWGEEWETKPLIAKVA